One part of the Methylobacterium mesophilicum SR1.6/6 genome encodes these proteins:
- a CDS encoding helix-turn-helix domain-containing protein, with protein MPSGASNRAVGDGPEPAREPVLSQDPHAVREPRENNLERAIGHEVRERRKRLGLTSADLAAATGLSPGMLSKIENGNISPSLTTLQLLAQALGMPITGFFRRYEEVRNAVFVKAGEGVELERRGTRAGHQYNLLGHIHENTSGVTVEPYLITLTTDSDVFPTFQHAGLEFLYMLEGEVLYRHGDRHFHMQPGDSLFFDADAPHGPAELLVLPARYLSVIAYPQPGGAD; from the coding sequence ATGCCGTCAGGCGCGTCGAACCGGGCGGTGGGGGATGGGCCGGAGCCGGCGCGCGAGCCGGTCCTGTCGCAGGATCCGCACGCCGTCCGCGAGCCGCGCGAGAACAACCTCGAACGGGCGATCGGCCACGAAGTGCGCGAGCGCCGGAAGCGTCTGGGCCTCACCTCCGCGGACCTCGCCGCGGCCACCGGCCTGTCGCCCGGCATGCTCTCGAAGATCGAGAACGGCAACATCTCGCCGTCCCTGACGACGCTGCAGCTGCTCGCCCAGGCGCTCGGCATGCCAATCACCGGCTTCTTCCGGCGCTACGAGGAGGTCCGCAACGCGGTCTTCGTCAAGGCCGGCGAGGGCGTCGAGCTGGAGCGGCGCGGCACGCGCGCCGGGCACCAGTACAACCTGCTCGGGCACATCCACGAGAACACCAGCGGGGTCACGGTCGAGCCGTACCTGATCACGCTCACGACCGATTCGGACGTGTTCCCGACCTTCCAGCACGCCGGCCTGGAGTTCCTCTACATGCTGGAGGGCGAGGTGCTGTACCGGCACGGGGACCGGCACTTCCACATGCAGCCGGGCGACAGCCTGTTCTTCGACGCCGACGCCCCGCACGGGCCGGCGGAACTCCTGGTGCTGCCGGCCCGCTACCTCTCGGTGATCGCCTATCCGCAACCCGGCGGGGCGGACTGA
- a CDS encoding FMN-binding glutamate synthase family protein, with amino-acid sequence MTYQNPPMPPRKSATFDDHTMAEIRRAAATGLYDIRGGGTKRKLPHLDDLLFLGASMSRYPLEGYRETCGTGVTLGTRFAKQPITLKIPITIAGMSFGSLSANAKEALGRGASLAGTSTTTGDGGMTDEERGHSDILVYQYLPSRYGMSPRDLRRADAIEVVVGQGAKPGGGGMLLGQKISDRVAAMRDLPKGIDQRSACRHPDWTGPDDLEIKIGELREITDWEKPIYVKVGGARPYYDTALAAKAGADVVVLDGMQGGTAATQDVFIEHVGQPTLACIRPAVQALQDLGLHREVQLVISGGIRSGADVAKAIALGADAVSIGTAALVAIGDNDPAYEEEYRKLGTTAGAYDDWHEGRDPAGITTQDPELAARLDPVRAGRKLANYLKVMTLEAQTIARACGHNHLHNLEPEDLVALTLEAAAMARVPLAGTDWYPGKAGF; translated from the coding sequence ATGACTTACCAGAACCCGCCGATGCCGCCGCGCAAGTCGGCGACCTTCGACGACCACACGATGGCGGAGATCCGCCGGGCCGCGGCCACCGGCCTCTACGACATCCGCGGCGGCGGCACGAAGCGCAAGCTCCCGCATCTCGACGACCTGCTGTTCCTCGGTGCCTCAATGTCGCGCTACCCCCTGGAGGGTTACCGGGAGACCTGCGGGACCGGCGTCACCCTCGGCACGCGGTTTGCAAAGCAGCCGATCACGCTGAAGATCCCGATCACCATCGCCGGTATGAGCTTCGGATCCCTGTCCGCCAACGCCAAGGAGGCGCTGGGCCGCGGCGCGAGCCTCGCCGGCACGTCCACCACCACCGGTGACGGCGGCATGACCGACGAGGAGCGCGGCCATTCCGACATCCTCGTCTACCAGTACCTGCCCTCCCGCTACGGCATGAGCCCGCGCGACCTCCGGCGCGCCGACGCCATCGAGGTGGTGGTCGGCCAGGGCGCGAAGCCCGGCGGCGGCGGCATGCTGCTCGGCCAGAAGATCTCCGACCGGGTCGCCGCGATGCGCGACCTGCCCAAGGGCATCGACCAGCGCTCCGCCTGCCGGCACCCGGACTGGACCGGCCCCGACGATCTCGAGATCAAGATCGGCGAATTGCGCGAGATCACCGACTGGGAGAAGCCGATCTACGTGAAGGTCGGCGGCGCGCGGCCCTATTACGACACCGCGCTCGCCGCGAAGGCCGGGGCCGACGTCGTCGTCCTCGACGGCATGCAGGGCGGCACGGCGGCGACCCAGGACGTGTTCATCGAGCATGTCGGCCAGCCGACGCTCGCCTGCATCCGGCCCGCCGTGCAGGCGCTGCAGGATCTCGGCCTGCACCGGGAGGTGCAGCTCGTGATCTCCGGCGGCATCCGCTCGGGCGCCGACGTCGCCAAGGCCATCGCGCTGGGGGCGGACGCGGTCTCGATCGGCACCGCGGCGCTCGTCGCCATCGGCGACAACGACCCGGCCTACGAGGAGGAGTACCGCAAGCTCGGCACCACCGCGGGCGCCTACGACGACTGGCACGAGGGCCGCGACCCCGCGGGCATCACCACGCAGGACCCCGAGCTGGCGGCCCGCCTCGACCCGGTCCGCGCCGGCCGGAAGCTCGCCAATTACCTGAAGGTCATGACCCTGGAGGCGCAGACCATCGCCCGCGCCTGCGGCCACAACCACCTGCACAATCTGGAGCCCGAGGACCTCGTCGCGCTGACGCTCGAGGCCGCCGCCATGGCCCGCGTGCCGCTGGCCGGCACCGACTGGTACCCGGGCAAAGCGGGCTTCTAG
- a CDS encoding ATP-binding cassette domain-containing protein, which translates to MTALVVDALTVAFGRFTALDAVSLAVDPGEVRAVIGPNGAGKTTLLDVISGITKPVSGRVMLGDHIDLTKRSEAEIAKAGVRRKFQKPSVFPALTVRENLEIGCGPDLPARDRPARIAALLGEIGLGSRAAVPAGSLAHGEKQWLEIGMVLAAEPALLLLDEPVAGLSDAETAQTAALIRSLRRPDRAILVIEHDMAFVEAIADRVTVLHEGRTLYEGSMAGARVEPQVIEVFLGR; encoded by the coding sequence ATGACCGCCCTCGTGGTCGACGCCCTCACCGTTGCCTTCGGCCGGTTCACGGCGCTGGATGCCGTCTCGCTCGCCGTCGATCCCGGCGAGGTGCGGGCCGTGATCGGCCCGAACGGCGCCGGCAAGACCACGCTCCTCGACGTGATCTCAGGAATCACTAAGCCGGTCTCCGGCCGGGTGATGCTCGGCGATCATATCGACCTGACCAAGCGCTCCGAGGCCGAGATCGCGAAGGCCGGCGTGCGGCGGAAGTTCCAGAAGCCCAGCGTCTTCCCGGCGCTCACCGTGCGCGAGAACCTGGAGATCGGCTGCGGGCCCGACCTCCCCGCACGCGACCGCCCGGCCCGTATCGCCGCACTCCTCGGCGAGATCGGCCTCGGCTCCCGCGCCGCGGTGCCGGCCGGCAGCCTCGCCCACGGCGAGAAGCAGTGGCTGGAGATCGGCATGGTGCTCGCCGCCGAGCCGGCGCTGCTCCTCCTCGACGAGCCGGTGGCCGGGCTCTCCGATGCCGAGACCGCGCAGACCGCCGCGCTGATCCGGAGCTTGCGCCGGCCGGACCGGGCGATCCTGGTGATCGAGCACGACATGGCCTTCGTCGAGGCCATCGCCGACCGGGTGACGGTGCTGCACGAGGGCCGCACCCTCTACGAGGGCAGCATGGCGGGCGCGCGGGTCGAGCCCCAAGTGATCGAGGTGTTCCTCGGCCGATGA
- the glnT gene encoding type III glutamate--ammonia ligase, translating to MKTDLSTYAAEHGVKYFMISYTDLFGCQRAKLVPAQAIGAMQRDGAGFAGFATWLDLTPAHPDLFAMPDAASVIRLPWKPDVAWVAADCTMADAPVDQAPRVVLKQLVARAAAEGLRVKTGVEAEFFLLTADGAAISDHQDRAEKSCYDQQALMRRYDVIAEICDHMLALGWGPYQNDHEDANGQFEMNWEYDDALATADKHAFFKFMVRSVAERHGLRATFMPKPFPGLTGNGCHCHVSVWNSAGTVNAFADPEMPFGLSARGRHFLGGIMRHAPALAAITNPTVNSYKRINAPRTISGATWAPNAVTWTGNNRTHMVRVPGPGRFELRLPDGAANPYLLQAAILAAGLDGLAHAADPGPHSDVDMYRDGHTVSGAPRLPLNLLDALRAFEADEALRVNLGGAFSSAYLKLKQGEWDSYCAHFTAWERETTLDV from the coding sequence GTGAAGACCGACCTTTCGACTTACGCCGCCGAGCACGGCGTGAAGTACTTCATGATCTCCTACACGGACCTGTTCGGCTGCCAGCGCGCCAAGCTGGTGCCCGCGCAGGCGATCGGCGCCATGCAGCGCGACGGCGCGGGCTTCGCGGGCTTCGCCACCTGGCTCGACCTCACCCCGGCCCATCCCGACCTGTTCGCGATGCCGGATGCCGCCTCGGTGATCCGCCTGCCCTGGAAGCCGGACGTCGCCTGGGTGGCGGCCGACTGCACCATGGCGGACGCGCCCGTCGACCAGGCGCCGCGGGTGGTGCTGAAGCAGCTCGTGGCGCGGGCCGCCGCCGAGGGACTGCGGGTCAAGACCGGCGTCGAGGCCGAGTTCTTCCTGCTGACCGCGGACGGGGCGGCGATCTCCGACCACCAGGATCGGGCAGAAAAATCCTGCTACGACCAGCAGGCGCTGATGCGCCGCTACGACGTGATCGCCGAGATCTGCGACCACATGCTGGCTCTGGGCTGGGGGCCCTACCAGAACGACCATGAGGACGCGAACGGGCAGTTCGAGATGAACTGGGAATACGACGACGCGCTGGCCACCGCCGACAAGCACGCCTTCTTCAAGTTCATGGTCCGGTCAGTGGCCGAGCGGCACGGCCTGCGGGCGACCTTCATGCCGAAGCCGTTCCCCGGCCTCACCGGCAACGGCTGCCACTGCCACGTCTCGGTGTGGAACAGCGCCGGCACCGTGAACGCCTTCGCGGATCCCGAGATGCCGTTCGGCCTGTCGGCCCGGGGCCGGCACTTCCTGGGCGGGATCATGCGGCACGCGCCCGCGCTTGCCGCGATCACCAACCCGACGGTCAATTCCTACAAGCGCATCAACGCGCCGCGCACGATCTCGGGGGCGACCTGGGCGCCGAACGCCGTGACCTGGACCGGCAACAACCGCACCCACATGGTCCGGGTGCCCGGGCCGGGCCGGTTCGAGCTGCGCCTGCCCGACGGCGCCGCCAACCCCTACCTGCTCCAGGCGGCGATCCTGGCCGCCGGCCTCGACGGTCTGGCGCACGCGGCCGATCCCGGGCCGCACAGCGACGTCGACATGTACCGGGACGGCCACACGGTTTCCGGCGCCCCGCGCCTGCCGCTCAACCTGCTCGACGCCCTGCGGGCCTTCGAGGCCGACGAGGCCCTGCGGGTGAATCTGGGCGGTGCCTTCTCGTCCGCCTACCTCAAGCTCAAGCAGGGCGAGTGGGACAGCTACTGCGCCCATTTCACCGCCTGGGAGCGCGAGACCACGCTCGACGTCTGA
- a CDS encoding amino acid ABC transporter permease, whose product MSAPDPDRPGDLPVLLPFALADHRPAARLRPAHLWLLAGLALVAVPAWAQGGAAALSPLEVVIKWAPLLLTGFAFNVAISLMAMAIGTVAGIGLGLAMMAEGRVLPRLAWCATQVFRNVPWLVLLFFVMFLVPFQVTVFGIRVPLPDWVKATFGFSLPVMANVAEIVRGAVRSVPNTQWEAAESLAFTRRQTLWRIILPQCVKRMLPPWMNVYSLIAMATVQASIVGVTEMLTLTAQVHAAEGGRPELFAPLYGFALLCFFVYCYPIDRLTARLERRFETR is encoded by the coding sequence ATGAGCGCCCCGGACCCGGACCGCCCGGGCGACCTGCCGGTCCTCCTGCCGTTCGCACTCGCCGATCACCGCCCGGCGGCGCGCCTGCGGCCGGCCCATCTCTGGCTGCTCGCCGGCCTCGCCCTCGTGGCGGTGCCGGCCTGGGCGCAGGGCGGGGCCGCCGCGCTGTCGCCGCTGGAGGTCGTGATCAAGTGGGCGCCCCTGCTGCTCACGGGCTTCGCCTTCAACGTCGCGATCTCGCTGATGGCGATGGCGATCGGCACCGTCGCGGGGATCGGGCTCGGGCTGGCCATGATGGCCGAGGGCCGCGTGCTGCCCCGCCTCGCGTGGTGTGCCACGCAGGTCTTCCGCAACGTGCCCTGGCTGGTGCTGCTGTTCTTCGTGATGTTTCTGGTGCCGTTCCAGGTCACGGTGTTCGGCATCCGGGTGCCGCTCCCCGACTGGGTCAAGGCAACCTTCGGATTCAGCCTGCCGGTCATGGCCAACGTCGCCGAGATCGTCCGCGGCGCGGTGCGCTCGGTGCCCAACACCCAGTGGGAGGCGGCCGAATCCCTGGCCTTCACCCGGCGGCAGACGCTGTGGCGCATCATCCTGCCCCAGTGCGTGAAGCGGATGCTGCCGCCCTGGATGAACGTCTATTCGCTGATCGCCATGGCGACCGTGCAGGCCTCGATCGTCGGGGTCACCGAGATGCTGACGCTGACCGCGCAGGTCCACGCGGCCGAGGGCGGCCGCCCCGAGCTGTTCGCCCCGCTCTACGGCTTCGCGCTGCTCTGCTTCTTCGTCTACTGCTACCCGATCGACCGGCTGACCGCCCGCCTGGAACGCCGCTTCGAGACCCGTTGA
- a CDS encoding acetamidase/formamidase family protein: MPTHHEIPATPETMVLGYFDAALPPVLTVASGDTVTLHSHPAGGRESLHPDPARVPADLLHALDTLERGPGPHFVTGPVHVAGAEPGDMLQVDILDLKFRLDWGFVAILPLLGTLPDEFTEYETVHADIDTARGLCRLPWDTELPLDPFFGIMGTAPPAAWGRVGSPVPRAFGGNMDNKELRVGTTLYLPVFNPGGGFYAGDGHGVQGDGEVCITALETGLTGTFRLTVRKDIPGAWPFAETPTDLMSIGLHESLDEAMRQAVREMVRLVCARTRLTRNQAYMLCSLAGNLRITQTVDGNKGVHMLMPKTALASSGAA, translated from the coding sequence GTGCCGACCCATCACGAGATCCCCGCGACGCCCGAGACCATGGTGCTCGGCTATTTCGACGCCGCGCTGCCGCCCGTCCTCACCGTCGCGTCCGGCGACACCGTCACCCTGCACTCGCACCCGGCGGGCGGGCGCGAGTCGCTCCACCCCGATCCGGCCCGCGTTCCCGCCGACCTGCTCCACGCCCTCGACACCCTGGAGCGCGGTCCCGGCCCGCACTTCGTCACCGGCCCGGTCCACGTGGCGGGCGCCGAGCCCGGCGACATGCTGCAGGTCGACATCCTCGACCTGAAATTCCGCCTCGACTGGGGCTTCGTGGCGATCCTGCCGCTGCTGGGCACCCTGCCGGACGAGTTCACCGAGTACGAGACCGTCCACGCCGACATCGACACCGCCCGCGGCCTCTGCCGCCTGCCCTGGGACACGGAGCTGCCCCTCGACCCGTTCTTCGGCATCATGGGCACTGCCCCGCCCGCCGCCTGGGGCCGGGTCGGCAGCCCGGTGCCCCGCGCCTTCGGCGGCAACATGGACAACAAGGAGCTGCGCGTCGGCACCACCCTCTACCTGCCGGTGTTCAACCCGGGCGGCGGCTTCTACGCGGGCGACGGACACGGCGTGCAGGGCGACGGCGAGGTCTGCATCACCGCCCTGGAGACCGGGCTGACCGGCACCTTCCGGCTCACCGTGCGCAAGGACATCCCGGGCGCGTGGCCCTTTGCCGAGACGCCCACCGACCTGATGTCGATCGGCCTGCACGAGAGCCTCGACGAGGCGATGCGCCAGGCCGTGCGCGAGATGGTGCGCCTCGTCTGCGCACGGACCCGGCTGACCCGCAACCAGGCCTACATGCTGTGCTCGCTCGCCGGGAACCTGCGGATCACCCAGACGGTCGACGGCAACAAGGGCGTGCACATGCTGATGCCCAAGACAGCCCTCGCGTCGTCCGGGGCCGCCTGA
- the urtE gene encoding urea ABC transporter ATP-binding subunit UrtE — translation MTDVPARLAVEGLDQHYGSAQVLRGIGLAVEPGTCLAVLGRNGAGKTTLLRCLTGLIPESRGRIALDRTELTRLSPDRRARAGLAYVPQGREIFSDLTVAENLRVAARAHGLERTDAVDEAVTLFPALRGLWHRPGGNLSGGQQQQLAIARALATRPRALLLDEPTEGIQPSIVAAIEAVIAGLKGRITVLLVEQYLDFALRVADSVVVLSRGSVVERGDPKALNPEALTRHIAV, via the coding sequence ATGACCGACGTGCCCGCACGCCTCGCCGTCGAAGGGCTCGACCAGCATTACGGCAGCGCCCAGGTGCTGCGCGGGATCGGCCTCGCGGTCGAGCCGGGGACCTGCCTCGCCGTGCTCGGCCGCAACGGCGCCGGCAAGACCACGCTGCTGCGCTGCCTCACCGGCCTGATCCCGGAAAGCCGCGGCCGGATCGCCCTCGACCGGACCGAGCTGACGCGCCTGTCGCCCGACCGGCGCGCCCGCGCGGGCCTCGCCTACGTGCCACAGGGACGCGAGATCTTTTCGGATCTGACCGTCGCGGAGAATTTGAGGGTGGCGGCCCGGGCCCACGGGCTGGAGCGGACCGACGCGGTGGACGAGGCGGTCACCCTGTTCCCGGCGCTGCGCGGCCTCTGGCACCGCCCGGGCGGCAACCTCTCGGGCGGCCAGCAGCAGCAGCTCGCCATCGCCCGGGCGCTCGCCACGCGGCCCCGCGCGCTCCTGCTCGACGAGCCGACCGAGGGCATCCAGCCCTCGATCGTCGCCGCGATCGAAGCGGTGATCGCCGGGCTCAAGGGCCGGATCACCGTTCTGCTCGTGGAGCAGTACCTCGATTTCGCCCTCCGGGTCGCCGATTCCGTGGTGGTTCTGTCCCGCGGCAGCGTCGTCGAGCGCGGCGATCCGAAGGCGTTGAACCCCGAAGCCCTCACCCGTCACATCGCCGTCTGA
- a CDS encoding GXGXG domain-containing protein — protein MPVFDLAATPLRALNQALHGVAPGANDTAFEVLNPRGQHAVAVGIDGPVTVTVRGSVGYYCAGMNDGGTVTVQGSAGPGVAENMMSGTVVIEGDASQYAGATGRGGLLVIKGNAASRCGISMKGIDIVVHGSIGHMSAFMGQSGSLVVLGDAGEALGDSLYEAKLFVRGSVKSLGADCIEKPMRPEHVEHLAALLDRAGVTDVRPEEFRRYGSARKLYSFNFDNAY, from the coding sequence ATGCCCGTCTTCGATCTGGCGGCGACGCCCCTGCGCGCCCTGAATCAGGCCCTCCACGGCGTCGCCCCGGGCGCCAACGACACCGCCTTCGAGGTGCTGAACCCGCGCGGCCAGCACGCGGTGGCGGTCGGGATCGACGGGCCCGTCACCGTCACGGTGCGGGGCTCGGTCGGCTATTACTGCGCCGGCATGAACGACGGCGGCACCGTCACGGTGCAGGGCTCGGCGGGTCCCGGCGTCGCCGAGAACATGATGTCCGGCACCGTCGTGATCGAGGGCGACGCCTCGCAATATGCCGGCGCCACCGGGCGCGGCGGCCTCCTCGTCATCAAGGGCAACGCGGCCTCGCGCTGCGGCATCTCCATGAAGGGGATCGACATCGTCGTGCACGGCTCGATCGGGCACATGTCGGCCTTCATGGGCCAGTCCGGCTCGCTGGTGGTGCTGGGCGATGCCGGCGAGGCGCTGGGCGACTCGCTCTACGAGGCGAAGCTGTTCGTGCGCGGCAGCGTGAAGAGCCTCGGGGCCGACTGCATCGAGAAGCCGATGCGCCCCGAGCACGTGGAGCATCTCGCCGCCCTGCTGGACCGGGCGGGGGTCACGGACGTCCGGCCGGAAGAATTCCGGCGCTACGGCTCGGCCCGCAAACTCTACAGCTTCAACTTCGACAACGCCTACTGA
- the urtC gene encoding urea ABC transporter permease subunit UrtC, which yields MSGAVQAALAPATGPARRAARDPLVAGLVGLCLAAAAALLAAPPAPYLVNALGQLAAFAILAVSLDLVWGYLGILSLGHGLFFAIGGYVCAMHLLAHGAAVTGVLPDFVQFMGWKSLPAYWAGLDHAPYAFVLALALAGLVAFVFGLASFRSRVNGVYFSIISQALVYVAMLLMYRNDTGLGGNNGMTGFPLLFGWPMGSPGVVTGLAVAALLTLAGVLAGARLLVGSAVGRRMLACRDDETRLRTLGYSTTRLKLGIWCLSAMIAALAGILYVPQVGIINPRVLAPDLSIEIAVWVAIGGLGRLGGAVIGAILVNGLKFWLSAAMPEAWPFVLSGLVLLVVLVLPNGLLDLVGWRPRPTWLRSMR from the coding sequence ATGAGCGGCGCCGTGCAGGCCGCCCTCGCTCCGGCAACCGGACCGGCGCGGCGCGCCGCGCGCGATCCCCTGGTCGCCGGGCTCGTCGGGCTCTGCCTCGCCGCCGCGGCGGCCCTCCTCGCGGCACCGCCCGCCCCGTATCTCGTCAACGCGCTCGGCCAGCTCGCCGCCTTCGCGATCCTCGCCGTGTCGCTCGATCTGGTCTGGGGCTATCTCGGGATTCTCAGCCTCGGGCACGGGCTGTTCTTCGCCATCGGCGGCTATGTCTGCGCGATGCACCTGCTGGCCCACGGCGCCGCGGTGACCGGGGTGCTGCCGGACTTCGTGCAGTTCATGGGCTGGAAGAGCCTGCCGGCCTACTGGGCGGGCCTCGACCACGCGCCGTACGCGTTCGTCCTGGCCCTGGCGCTGGCCGGCCTGGTCGCCTTCGTGTTCGGGCTCGCCTCGTTCCGCTCGCGGGTCAACGGCGTCTACTTCTCGATCATCAGCCAGGCGCTCGTCTACGTCGCGATGCTGCTGATGTACCGCAACGATACCGGGCTCGGCGGCAACAACGGCATGACCGGCTTCCCCCTGCTGTTCGGCTGGCCGATGGGCTCCCCCGGCGTGGTCACCGGGCTCGCCGTCGCCGCCCTCCTGACGCTGGCGGGGGTGCTCGCCGGCGCGCGGCTCCTCGTCGGCAGCGCCGTCGGGCGGCGGATGCTCGCCTGCCGCGACGACGAGACCCGCCTGCGCACGCTCGGCTACAGCACCACCCGGCTGAAGCTCGGGATCTGGTGCCTCTCGGCCATGATCGCGGCGCTGGCCGGCATCCTGTACGTGCCGCAGGTCGGCATCATCAACCCGCGGGTGCTGGCGCCCGACCTGTCCATCGAGATCGCCGTCTGGGTGGCCATCGGCGGTCTGGGGCGGCTCGGCGGGGCGGTGATCGGCGCGATCCTCGTCAACGGCTTGAAGTTCTGGCTCAGCGCCGCGATGCCGGAGGCGTGGCCGTTCGTCCTGTCCGGGCTCGTGCTGCTCGTGGTGCTGGTCCTGCCGAACGGGCTCCTCGACCTCGTGGGCTGGCGCCCGCGCCCGACCTGGCTGCGGAGCATGCGATGA
- a CDS encoding class II glutamine amidotransferase: MCGIVGLFLKDPALEPQLGALLADMLVTMTDRGPDSAGLAIYGPPTPGLSKITVQSARPEADFPALEQRLAEASGGSAQVAVKSSHAVITVATDRLDATRSALKGLSPDLRVMGAGESVEIYKEVGLPKDVVARFGIAGMSGTHGIGHTRMATESAVTTMGAHPFSTGADQCLVHNGSLSNHNNLRRSLARDGMEFETQNDSEVAAAYLTTAMARGRDLGAALAGALTDLDGFFTFVVGTKSGFGVLRDPIACKPAIMAETDRYVAFGSEYRALVGLPGIETARVWEPEPATVYFWDQRQAA, from the coding sequence ATGTGTGGCATCGTCGGATTGTTCCTGAAGGACCCCGCCCTGGAGCCGCAGCTCGGCGCCCTGCTGGCCGACATGCTCGTCACCATGACGGATCGGGGACCGGACTCTGCCGGCCTCGCGATCTACGGGCCACCGACGCCTGGGCTGTCGAAGATCACCGTGCAATCGGCACGCCCGGAGGCGGATTTCCCCGCCCTGGAGCAGCGCCTCGCGGAGGCCTCCGGCGGCTCGGCGCAGGTGGCGGTGAAGAGCTCGCACGCGGTGATCACCGTGGCGACCGACCGCCTCGACGCGACGCGGAGCGCCCTGAAGGGCCTCTCGCCGGACCTGCGCGTGATGGGCGCCGGCGAGAGCGTCGAGATCTACAAGGAGGTCGGCCTGCCGAAGGACGTGGTCGCACGCTTCGGGATCGCCGGGATGTCGGGCACCCACGGCATCGGCCACACCCGGATGGCGACGGAATCGGCCGTGACCACGATGGGCGCGCACCCGTTCTCCACGGGCGCCGACCAGTGCCTCGTCCATAACGGCTCGCTGTCGAACCACAACAACCTGCGCCGGAGCCTCGCCCGCGACGGCATGGAATTCGAGACCCAGAACGATTCCGAGGTCGCGGCGGCCTACCTCACCACCGCGATGGCGCGGGGCCGGGATCTCGGCGCGGCGCTCGCGGGGGCGCTCACGGATCTCGACGGGTTCTTCACCTTCGTGGTCGGCACCAAGTCCGGCTTCGGGGTGCTGCGCGACCCGATCGCCTGCAAGCCCGCGATCATGGCCGAGACCGACCGCTACGTCGCCTTCGGCTCGGAATACCGGGCGCTCGTCGGCCTGCCGGGGATCGAGACCGCCCGGGTCTGGGAGCCCGAGCCGGCGACCGTCTACTTCTGGGATCAGCGGCAGGCCGCCTGA
- a CDS encoding amino acid ABC transporter ATP-binding protein → MPAPAASSPSPGWTPDQPIVRLADVHKSFGTFEVLKGISFDVRKGEVVCIIGPSGSGKSTLIRCVNALVPVTAGSIEVEGIDVTDPRLDKLALRRKVGMVFQQYNLFPHKTALQNVMMAPIHVLGQDRREVEARARALLAKVRLAGKEDAYPGELSGGQQQRVAIARSLAMRPDVMLFDEVTAALDPETVKEVLVTIRELAEEGMTCMLVTHEMNFARDVADHIYFTDRGVIVEHGPPATFFASAQDPRTRRFLSQVL, encoded by the coding sequence ATGCCCGCACCTGCCGCCAGCAGCCCGTCCCCGGGCTGGACGCCCGATCAGCCGATCGTCCGCCTCGCCGACGTGCACAAATCCTTCGGGACCTTCGAGGTCCTGAAAGGCATCAGCTTCGACGTGCGCAAGGGCGAGGTCGTCTGCATCATCGGTCCCTCGGGCTCGGGCAAGTCGACGCTGATCCGCTGCGTCAACGCGCTGGTGCCGGTCACGGCGGGCTCGATCGAGGTCGAGGGGATCGACGTCACCGATCCGCGGCTCGACAAGCTGGCGCTGCGCCGCAAGGTCGGCATGGTGTTCCAGCAGTACAACCTGTTCCCGCACAAGACCGCGCTGCAGAACGTGATGATGGCCCCCATCCACGTCCTCGGTCAGGACCGGCGCGAGGTCGAGGCCCGCGCCCGGGCGCTCCTCGCCAAGGTCCGGCTGGCCGGCAAGGAGGACGCCTACCCGGGTGAATTGTCCGGCGGCCAGCAGCAGCGCGTGGCCATCGCCCGCTCGCTGGCGATGCGGCCGGACGTGATGCTGTTCGACGAGGTCACCGCCGCCCTGGACCCGGAGACGGTCAAGGAGGTGCTGGTCACGATCCGCGAACTCGCCGAGGAGGGCATGACCTGCATGCTCGTCACCCACGAGATGAACTTCGCCCGCGACGTCGCCGACCACATCTATTTCACCGACCGCGGCGTGATCGTCGAGCACGGGCCGCCCGCGACCTTCTTCGCCTCGGCCCAGGACCCGCGCACCCGCCGCTTCCTCTCGCAGGTGCTCTGA
- a CDS encoding transposase, with amino-acid sequence MRRSLHTDEEIAFLLDEAARGIPIAEICASAGISLGTFYRWRRRLGGLKPGGVARLDRVERENADLRAEVLRLRAALLVQPPRGAPATTERASLRQPPQHRGAYACVGRFAFGRSAN; translated from the coding sequence ATGCGTCGATCCCTGCACACGGATGAGGAGATCGCCTTCCTGCTCGACGAGGCCGCGCGCGGCATCCCCATCGCCGAGATCTGCGCGAGTGCTGGGATCTCGCTCGGCACCTTCTATCGCTGGCGGCGACGGCTCGGCGGCCTGAAGCCCGGGGGTGTGGCCCGGCTCGATCGGGTCGAGCGGGAGAATGCCGATCTCCGGGCGGAGGTGCTGCGGCTGCGGGCCGCCCTGCTCGTCCAGCCGCCGCGCGGGGCACCGGCCACGACGGAGCGCGCGAGCCTGCGCCAGCCGCCGCAGCATCGCGGCGCCTATGCCTGCGTCGGCCGATTCGCCTTCGGGCGCAGCGCGAACTGA